The following proteins come from a genomic window of Burkholderia stabilis:
- a CDS encoding leucyl aminopeptidase — protein sequence MDFSIKGCDWSKGEAKGFLTGKSDCIVLGIFEAQTLSGAALDIDTATKGLISRVVKAGDMDGKRGKTLFLHEVSGIGASRVLLVGLGKQDAFNQKAYNDAVTAAWRALLATKVVQVTFTLAQLPVDERSSDWGVRAAILALRNETYRFTQMKSKPEPASHTLKRVVFSVDPSDEKAAKVAVKQAVALANGMDLTRDLGNLPGNVCTPTYLGNTAKKIAKDWGLKAEVLGLKQIQALKMGSFLSVARASVEPPQFIVLHYQGAAAKAAPVVLVGKGITFDTGGISLKPGEGMDEMKYDMCGAGSVLGTIRAVAEMGLKINVVAIVPTCENMPGGNATKPGDIVTSMKGLTIEVLNTDAEGRLILCDALTYAERFKPAAVIDVATLTGACVIALGGHNSGLFSTNDALAGELLDASREANDPAWRMPLDDEYQDQLKSNFADLANIGGRPAGAVTAACFLSRFTESYPWAHLDIAGTAWKGGAAKGATGRPVPLLAQFLIDRAGQ from the coding sequence ATGGACTTTAGCATAAAAGGCTGTGATTGGAGCAAAGGCGAGGCCAAGGGGTTCCTGACCGGGAAATCCGACTGCATCGTGCTCGGCATCTTCGAGGCGCAGACGCTTTCGGGCGCGGCGCTCGACATCGACACGGCCACAAAGGGACTGATTTCGCGCGTGGTGAAGGCCGGCGACATGGACGGCAAGCGCGGCAAGACGCTGTTCCTGCACGAAGTATCGGGCATCGGCGCGTCGCGCGTGCTGCTCGTCGGCCTCGGCAAGCAGGACGCTTTCAACCAGAAAGCCTATAACGACGCCGTTACGGCCGCCTGGCGCGCGCTGCTGGCGACCAAGGTCGTCCAGGTCACGTTCACGCTCGCGCAGCTGCCGGTCGACGAGCGCAGCTCCGACTGGGGCGTGCGCGCGGCGATTCTCGCGCTGCGCAACGAGACCTACCGCTTCACGCAGATGAAGAGCAAGCCGGAACCGGCGTCGCACACGCTCAAGCGCGTCGTGTTCAGCGTCGATCCGTCCGACGAAAAGGCCGCGAAGGTCGCGGTCAAGCAGGCCGTCGCGCTCGCGAACGGGATGGATCTCACCCGCGATCTCGGCAACCTGCCCGGCAACGTCTGCACGCCGACCTACCTCGGCAACACCGCGAAGAAGATCGCGAAGGATTGGGGCCTGAAGGCTGAAGTCCTCGGGCTCAAGCAGATCCAGGCGCTGAAGATGGGCTCGTTCCTGTCGGTCGCACGCGCGTCGGTCGAGCCGCCGCAATTCATCGTGCTGCACTACCAGGGCGCCGCCGCGAAGGCCGCGCCGGTCGTGCTGGTCGGCAAGGGCATCACGTTCGACACGGGCGGCATCTCGCTGAAGCCGGGCGAGGGCATGGACGAGATGAAGTACGACATGTGCGGTGCCGGCTCCGTGCTCGGCACGATCCGCGCGGTCGCCGAGATGGGCCTGAAGATCAACGTCGTCGCGATCGTGCCCACCTGCGAGAACATGCCGGGCGGCAACGCGACGAAGCCGGGCGACATCGTCACCAGCATGAAGGGCCTGACGATCGAGGTGCTGAACACCGACGCCGAAGGCCGCCTGATCCTGTGCGACGCGCTCACGTATGCCGAGCGCTTCAAGCCGGCTGCCGTGATCGACGTCGCGACGCTGACGGGCGCATGCGTGATCGCGCTGGGCGGCCACAACAGCGGCCTGTTCTCGACCAACGACGCGCTCGCGGGCGAACTGCTCGACGCGTCGCGCGAAGCGAACGACCCGGCGTGGCGCATGCCGCTCGACGACGAGTACCAGGACCAGCTGAAGTCGAATTTCGCGGATCTCGCGAACATCGGCGGGCGTCCGGCCGGCGCCGTGACGGCCGCGTGCTTCCTGTCGCGCTTCACCGAGAGCTATCCGTGGGCCCACCTCGACATCGCGGGCACCGCATGGAAGGGCGGCGCCGCGAAGGGTGCGACGGGGCGTCCGGTGCCGTTGCTCGCGCAGTTCCTGATCGACCGCGCCGGCCAATGA
- a CDS encoding DNA polymerase III subunit chi, producing the protein MTRIDFHSNVGDSLAYACRLLRKAYQAGQPVVVLAEPARLRALDERLWTFSPLDFIPHCGVDSEHAAGTPIVLAADLDRAPHHHVLLNLGAAVPAQFARFERLLEVVGNAPDELAAGRDRYRFYRDRGYALNNYKQGS; encoded by the coding sequence ATGACGCGGATCGATTTCCACTCGAACGTCGGCGATTCGCTCGCGTACGCGTGCCGGCTGCTGCGCAAGGCCTACCAGGCCGGGCAGCCGGTCGTCGTGCTCGCCGAGCCCGCGCGCCTGCGCGCGCTCGACGAGCGGCTCTGGACGTTCTCGCCGCTCGATTTCATCCCGCATTGCGGCGTCGACAGCGAGCACGCAGCCGGCACGCCGATCGTGCTGGCCGCCGATCTCGACCGCGCGCCGCATCATCACGTGCTGCTGAACCTCGGTGCGGCCGTACCCGCGCAGTTCGCCCGCTTCGAGCGCCTGCTCGAGGTGGTCGGCAACGCGCCGGACGAGCTGGCCGCGGGCCGCGACCGCTACCGCTTCTATCGCGACCGCGGATACGCGCTGAACAATTACAAGCAGGGCAGCTAG
- a CDS encoding DUF2486 family protein: MTQADSSSIPTLTDVLVPGKPVPARSPAPDARLSHDSPAIPVLTDVVEPDTSAKHVADPESVVIEPVPTPHVPAVELPGDVAAAAAAAMGETDAPAEPGAAGHVVAEDAAAMNAPLLSSLAGGDLPQHAFAAVAHEALGQPAETAMPEAVVAATAPQAAAGLTPEDAQHIAERLRNRLTNYLTGEGREAIEARCRDALHEHSAWLVGQITREVALALETEVMDWVRDAVDEEIARRRTGHSG, from the coding sequence GTGACACAAGCCGATTCATCCTCGATCCCGACGCTCACCGACGTGCTGGTGCCGGGCAAGCCGGTGCCGGCGCGCTCGCCCGCGCCCGATGCGCGTCTGTCGCACGATAGCCCGGCGATTCCGGTACTGACCGACGTGGTCGAGCCGGACACGTCCGCGAAACATGTAGCCGACCCCGAATCCGTCGTGATCGAACCGGTGCCGACGCCGCATGTGCCGGCGGTCGAGTTGCCGGGCGACGTGGCGGCGGCTGCCGCGGCGGCGATGGGCGAGACCGATGCGCCGGCCGAGCCCGGCGCTGCCGGGCACGTGGTGGCTGAAGATGCGGCGGCGATGAATGCGCCGCTGCTGTCGTCGCTGGCCGGCGGCGACCTGCCGCAGCACGCGTTCGCCGCGGTTGCGCACGAAGCGCTCGGGCAACCAGCCGAAACGGCGATGCCGGAGGCGGTCGTGGCGGCCACAGCGCCGCAAGCGGCTGCAGGGCTGACGCCGGAAGATGCGCAACACATTGCCGAGCGCCTGCGCAATCGTCTGACGAACTATCTGACCGGAGAAGGGCGCGAGGCCATCGAGGCCCGCTGCCGCGACGCGCTGCACGAGCATTCGGCCTGGCTCGTCGGGCAGATTACGCGCGAGGTGGCGCTGGCGCTCGAAACCGAGGTGATGGACTGGGTGCGCGACGCGGTCGATGAAGAGATCGCGCGGCGCCGTACCGGCCATTCAGGCTGA
- a CDS encoding c-type cytochrome, with product MKQTILRALLVTLLAGGAAAARADQADGLALAQRKNCMACHAVSKPLMGPSFRDIAGKYAARGDAVDYLAQSIVKGNVGVWGSVPMPANTQLTSAEAHTLAQWVLSLH from the coding sequence ATGAAACAGACGATATTGCGCGCGCTGCTCGTGACGCTGCTGGCCGGCGGCGCGGCGGCCGCGCGCGCCGACCAGGCCGACGGGCTCGCGCTTGCGCAGCGCAAGAACTGCATGGCCTGCCACGCGGTCAGCAAGCCGCTGATGGGTCCGTCGTTCCGCGACATCGCCGGCAAGTATGCGGCGCGCGGCGACGCCGTCGATTACCTGGCCCAGTCGATCGTGAAAGGCAACGTCGGGGTATGGGGCAGCGTGCCGATGCCCGCAAATACGCAACTGACGAGCGCCGAAGCCCATACGCTCGCGCAATGGGTGTTGTCGCTGCACTGA
- the ilvD gene encoding dihydroxy-acid dehydratase codes for MSYNRRSKHITQGVARSPNRSMYYALGYQKEDFDKPMVGIANGHSTITPCNSGLQRLSDAAVEAVKASGANPQIFGTPTISDGMSMGTEGMKYSLVSREVIADCIETCVQGQWMDGVVVVGGCDKNMPGGMIALARLNVPGIYVYGGTIRPGHWKGRDLTIVSSFEAVGEFTAGRMSQEDFDGVEQNACPTSGSCGGMYTANTMSSSFEALGMSLLYSSTMANPDQEKVDSAAESARVLVEAVKRDLKPRDIITKEAIENAVSVIMATGGSTNAVLHYLAIAHAAEVEWSIDDFERIRKRVPVICDLKPSGRYVATDLHKAGGIPQVLKILLDAGLLHGDCMTITGRTIAEELKDVPGVPRADQDVIFPIDRALYKEGHLAILKGNLAEDGAVAKITGLKNPVITGPARVFDDEQSAMDAILGDRIRAGDILVLRYLGPQGGPGMPEMLAPTSAIIGKGLGESVGFITDGRFSGGTWGMVVGHVAPEAFVGGTIALVQEGDSITIDAHRLLLQLNVDDAELARRRAAWQQPAPRYTRGVLAKFAALARPANKGAVTG; via the coding sequence ATGTCGTACAACCGTCGCTCGAAGCACATCACGCAAGGCGTGGCCCGTTCGCCGAACCGCTCGATGTATTACGCACTCGGCTACCAGAAGGAGGATTTCGACAAACCGATGGTCGGCATCGCCAACGGCCACTCGACGATCACGCCCTGCAATTCCGGCCTGCAGCGCCTGTCGGACGCGGCCGTCGAGGCCGTGAAGGCGTCCGGCGCGAACCCGCAGATCTTCGGCACGCCAACGATTTCGGACGGCATGTCGATGGGCACCGAAGGCATGAAGTACTCGCTCGTGTCGCGCGAGGTGATCGCCGACTGCATCGAAACCTGCGTGCAGGGCCAGTGGATGGACGGCGTGGTGGTCGTCGGCGGCTGCGACAAGAACATGCCCGGCGGCATGATCGCGCTCGCGCGCCTGAACGTGCCGGGCATCTATGTGTACGGCGGCACGATCCGCCCCGGCCACTGGAAGGGCCGCGACCTGACGATCGTGTCGTCGTTCGAGGCCGTCGGCGAATTCACCGCGGGCCGGATGTCGCAGGAGGATTTCGACGGGGTCGAGCAGAACGCGTGCCCCACGTCGGGCTCGTGCGGCGGCATGTACACCGCGAACACGATGAGCTCGTCGTTCGAGGCGCTCGGGATGTCGCTGCTGTATTCGTCGACGATGGCGAATCCCGACCAGGAGAAGGTCGATTCGGCCGCCGAATCGGCGCGCGTGCTCGTCGAGGCCGTGAAGCGCGACCTGAAGCCGCGCGACATCATCACGAAGGAAGCGATCGAGAACGCGGTGTCGGTCATCATGGCGACGGGCGGCTCGACCAATGCGGTGCTGCACTATCTCGCGATCGCGCACGCGGCCGAGGTCGAGTGGTCGATCGACGATTTCGAGCGCATCCGCAAGCGCGTGCCCGTGATCTGCGACCTGAAGCCGTCGGGCCGCTACGTCGCGACCGACCTGCACAAGGCCGGCGGAATTCCGCAGGTGCTGAAGATCCTGCTCGATGCGGGGCTGCTGCACGGCGACTGCATGACGATCACCGGCCGCACGATCGCCGAGGAACTGAAGGACGTGCCGGGCGTGCCGCGCGCGGACCAGGACGTGATCTTCCCGATCGATCGCGCGCTGTACAAGGAAGGCCACCTGGCGATCCTGAAGGGCAATCTCGCCGAAGACGGCGCGGTCGCGAAGATCACCGGCCTGAAGAACCCGGTGATCACGGGCCCGGCGCGCGTATTCGACGACGAGCAGAGTGCGATGGATGCGATCCTCGGCGACCGGATCCGCGCGGGCGACATACTCGTGCTGCGCTATCTCGGCCCGCAAGGCGGCCCCGGCATGCCGGAAATGCTCGCGCCGACGTCCGCGATCATCGGCAAGGGGCTCGGCGAATCGGTCGGCTTTATCACCGACGGCCGCTTCTCGGGCGGCACCTGGGGCATGGTGGTCGGCCACGTCGCACCTGAAGCGTTCGTCGGGGGCACGATCGCGCTCGTGCAGGAAGGCGACTCGATCACGATCGATGCGCACCGGCTGCTGCTGCAACTGAACGTCGACGATGCCGAGCTCGCGCGCCGCCGCGCCGCGTGGCAACAGCCGGCGCCGCGCTACACGCGCGGCGTGCTCGCGAAGTTCGCGGCGCTCGCCCGCCCGGCGAACAAGGGCGCGGTCACGGGTTGA
- a CDS encoding LysR substrate-binding domain-containing protein: MADPTPDLRQWRYFATVADERHFGRAAERLSMTQPPLSQAIRALEDALGVALFVRTKRSVALTAVGAALLPDVRRLLASADALPPLARRLARGEAGSLSLAFVSTADYGLLPSLLRAFGARYPQVRLQLAEATSDVQIDELVAGRIDAGLVIPPVPPRHAAGLSYLSVVREPLVVAMPAAASDAPEDEPVRLADVAALPLVIFPRRLAPGFYDIITGCYGAAGETPRIGQEAIQMQTIVSLVSAGMGVALVPQSLRNLRRTGVVYRPLAGQAPVVETGLVWRTGDVSPVLAGFIDVVRAQGVAP, translated from the coding sequence ATGGCAGATCCGACGCCCGACCTGCGCCAGTGGCGCTATTTCGCAACCGTTGCCGACGAGCGCCATTTCGGCCGTGCGGCCGAACGCCTGTCGATGACGCAGCCGCCGCTGTCGCAGGCGATCCGCGCGCTCGAGGATGCGCTCGGCGTCGCGCTGTTCGTCCGTACGAAACGGTCGGTGGCGCTGACGGCGGTCGGCGCGGCGCTGTTGCCCGACGTGCGCCGGCTGCTTGCGTCGGCCGATGCGCTGCCGCCGCTCGCGCGGCGGCTTGCGCGCGGCGAGGCCGGCTCGTTGTCGCTCGCGTTCGTGTCGACCGCCGATTACGGGCTGCTGCCGTCGCTGCTGCGTGCGTTCGGCGCGCGCTATCCGCAGGTGCGCCTGCAGCTCGCCGAGGCGACGAGCGACGTGCAGATCGACGAGCTCGTCGCCGGCCGCATCGACGCGGGGCTCGTCATTCCGCCCGTACCGCCGCGTCATGCGGCCGGGCTGTCGTACCTGAGCGTCGTGCGCGAGCCGCTGGTGGTCGCGATGCCGGCGGCGGCATCGGACGCGCCCGAGGACGAGCCCGTGCGTCTCGCCGATGTCGCCGCGCTGCCGCTCGTGATCTTTCCGCGTCGTTTGGCGCCCGGCTTTTATGACATCATTACGGGCTGCTACGGCGCGGCGGGGGAAACTCCGCGCATCGGCCAGGAGGCGATCCAGATGCAGACGATCGTCAGCCTCGTGTCGGCCGGCATGGGCGTCGCACTGGTGCCGCAATCGCTGCGTAACCTGCGGCGCACCGGCGTGGTCTACCGGCCGCTCGCCGGTCAAGCGCCGGTCGTCGAGACGGGCCTCGTGTGGCGCACGGGCGACGTGAGCCCCGTGCTCGCCGGTTTCATCGACGTGGTGCGCGCGCAGGGCGTTGCGCCGTGA
- the lgt gene encoding prolipoprotein diacylglyceryl transferase — MIIHPNFDPVAIHLGPLAVRWYGLMYLVGFIAAIVVGRIRLKLPHVAAQGWTAKDIDDMMFYGVLGTVLGGRLGYVLFYKADFYFSHPLDVFKVWEGGMSFHGGFLGVTLAMMLFAWQRKRHWLQVTDFVAPMVPTGLAAGRLGNFINGELWGRVTDPGAPWAMLFPGAMRDDAAWLPKHPELVEKWHLADVFMQYQMLPRHPSQLYEIALEGIALFFTLFFFSRKSRPMGAVSALFLIGYGLARFTVEFAREPDDFLGLLALGLSMGQWLSLPMILAGVALMVWAYRRRATNANAAA; from the coding sequence ATGATCATTCACCCGAATTTCGACCCCGTTGCGATCCATCTCGGGCCGCTGGCCGTGCGCTGGTACGGCCTCATGTATCTCGTCGGCTTCATCGCGGCGATCGTCGTCGGCCGAATCCGCCTGAAACTGCCGCACGTCGCGGCGCAGGGCTGGACCGCGAAGGACATCGACGACATGATGTTCTACGGCGTGCTCGGCACGGTGCTCGGCGGCCGCCTCGGCTACGTGCTGTTCTACAAGGCCGATTTCTATTTCTCGCATCCGCTCGACGTGTTCAAGGTGTGGGAGGGCGGCATGTCGTTTCACGGCGGCTTTCTCGGCGTGACGCTCGCGATGATGCTGTTCGCATGGCAGCGCAAGCGTCATTGGCTGCAAGTCACCGATTTCGTCGCGCCGATGGTGCCGACGGGGCTGGCGGCCGGACGGCTCGGCAATTTCATCAACGGCGAGCTGTGGGGCCGCGTGACCGATCCGGGCGCACCGTGGGCGATGCTGTTCCCGGGCGCGATGCGCGACGATGCGGCATGGCTGCCGAAGCATCCGGAGCTCGTCGAGAAGTGGCATCTCGCCGACGTGTTCATGCAATACCAGATGCTGCCGCGCCATCCTTCGCAGCTCTACGAAATTGCGCTCGAAGGCATCGCGCTGTTCTTCACGCTGTTCTTCTTCTCGCGCAAGTCGCGGCCGATGGGCGCTGTGTCAGCACTGTTCCTGATCGGCTACGGCCTCGCGCGCTTCACGGTCGAGTTCGCGCGTGAACCCGACGATTTCCTCGGCCTGCTCGCGCTCGGCCTGTCGATGGGGCAGTGGCTGTCGCTGCCGATGATCCTCGCGGGCGTTGCGCTGATGGTGTGGGCGTATCGCCGCCGCGCGACGAACGCGAATGCGGCTGCATGA
- a CDS encoding SIMPL domain-containing protein (The SIMPL domain is named for its presence in mouse protein SIMPL (signalling molecule that associates with mouse pelle-like kinase). Bacterial member BP26, from Brucella, was shown to assemble into a channel-like structure, while YggE from E. coli has been associated with resistance to oxidative stress.), whose product MTKKSALALSLALAAAVPVALTLASPAAHAQTANPHFPEPAGVLSLSSQASADVPQDIIHITLFYEQQAKDPGSLTSALNQRADAALSQAKGVSGVTAHTGAFSVYPSTDRDGKISAWRGRTEVALESRDFAAASKLAGQLSNLMQVANVEFSLSPEAQRTAEQKLTTEAIKSFRARADEAAKAFGYSSYTIRDVNVGSGRNVQPYTRMMAMAAAPMDSAKMSAPIAVEGGKATVSVTVNGSVQMK is encoded by the coding sequence ATGACCAAGAAATCCGCACTCGCGCTGTCGCTTGCACTCGCCGCCGCCGTTCCCGTCGCGCTGACGCTTGCGTCGCCCGCCGCGCACGCGCAGACTGCAAACCCGCACTTTCCGGAGCCGGCCGGCGTACTGTCGCTTTCGTCGCAGGCCAGCGCCGACGTGCCGCAGGACATCATCCACATCACGCTGTTCTACGAGCAACAGGCAAAGGACCCGGGCAGCCTGACGTCCGCGTTGAACCAGCGCGCCGATGCGGCACTGTCGCAGGCGAAGGGCGTATCGGGCGTCACCGCGCACACGGGTGCGTTCTCCGTGTATCCGAGCACCGATCGCGACGGGAAGATCTCCGCATGGCGCGGCCGCACCGAGGTCGCGCTCGAATCGCGCGATTTCGCCGCGGCATCGAAGCTGGCGGGCCAGTTGTCGAACCTGATGCAGGTTGCCAACGTCGAGTTCTCGCTGTCGCCCGAAGCACAGCGCACGGCCGAGCAGAAGCTCACCACCGAGGCGATCAAGTCGTTCCGCGCGCGCGCGGACGAAGCGGCGAAAGCATTCGGCTACAGCAGCTACACGATCCGCGACGTGAACGTCGGCAGCGGCCGCAACGTGCAGCCGTACACGCGCATGATGGCGATGGCCGCGGCGCCGATGGACAGCGCGAAGATGAGCGCGCCGATCGCCGTCGAAGGCGGCAAGGCCACCGTGTCGGTCACGGTCAACGGTTCGGTGCAGATGAAGTAA
- a CDS encoding EVE domain-containing protein, with protein sequence MQYWLMKSEPDEASIDDLANAPQRSLPWTGVRNYQARNFMRDTMKIGDGVLFYHSSCPEPGIAGLAEVSSTPYPDPTQFDPKSPYYDPKSTQETPRWLLVDVRFVKKAPLVPLAALREHDELADMRVLARGNRLSITPVTRAEWRFITEKLMK encoded by the coding sequence ATGCAATACTGGCTGATGAAGTCCGAACCGGACGAAGCAAGCATCGACGATCTCGCCAACGCACCGCAGCGCTCGCTGCCGTGGACTGGCGTGCGGAACTATCAGGCGCGCAATTTCATGCGCGACACGATGAAGATCGGCGACGGCGTGCTGTTCTATCACTCGAGCTGCCCCGAGCCGGGCATCGCGGGCCTCGCCGAAGTATCGTCTACGCCCTACCCCGATCCCACGCAGTTCGATCCGAAAAGCCCCTATTACGACCCGAAATCGACGCAGGAAACGCCGCGCTGGCTGCTCGTCGACGTGCGCTTCGTGAAAAAGGCGCCGCTCGTGCCGCTCGCCGCACTGCGCGAACACGACGAACTCGCCGACATGCGCGTGCTCGCACGCGGCAACCGGCTGTCGATCACGCCCGTGACGCGCGCCGAATGGCGGTTCATCACCGAAAAGCTGATGAAGTAA
- a CDS encoding cell division protein ZapA, whose product MSTKQIEVSILGQPYRLACSAETEAALLEAVARVDAEMSKIRSNSSVRGTDRIAVMAALSLASELLRLQTSVRHGEAFPAEEIRRTMHQMNEQLGAVLAQHETQ is encoded by the coding sequence ATGAGCACCAAGCAGATCGAAGTCTCGATTCTCGGTCAGCCCTATCGTCTCGCCTGTTCGGCCGAGACCGAAGCGGCGCTGCTCGAAGCGGTCGCGCGCGTCGATGCCGAGATGTCGAAAATCCGCTCGAACAGCTCGGTACGCGGCACCGATCGCATCGCGGTCATGGCAGCGCTGTCGCTCGCATCGGAATTGCTGCGGCTGCAAACGAGCGTGCGGCACGGTGAAGCATTTCCGGCGGAGGAAATCCGTCGTACAATGCACCAGATGAACGAACAGCTCGGCGCGGTGCTCGCACAGCACGAGACGCAGTAA
- a CDS encoding ATPase — MLNELETLSQNIGRLISLNKRYHSERLALEEQVAQLRAEADTVRAELAELRDERNALAAERDTLSAKIDDAQVKLNAILEKLPRSKSAEQADNQLDLLDGQARTDGDDAASHGEHA; from the coding sequence ATGCTCAACGAACTCGAAACCTTATCTCAAAATATTGGCCGTCTGATTTCGCTGAACAAGCGCTATCACTCGGAACGGCTCGCGCTCGAGGAGCAGGTCGCGCAATTGCGCGCGGAAGCGGACACGGTCCGCGCGGAACTCGCGGAACTGCGCGACGAACGCAATGCGCTCGCAGCCGAGCGCGACACGCTGTCGGCGAAAATCGACGACGCACAGGTGAAACTGAACGCGATTCTCGAAAAGCTTCCACGCTCGAAAAGCGCGGAGCAAGCCGACAACCAGCTCGACCTGCTGGACGGGCAGGCGCGTACGGATGGCGATGACGCGGCCAGCCACGGAGAACATGCATGA
- a CDS encoding ABC transporter ATP-binding protein, which produces MTDAARHATDGDMIYATVDLTLKAGERTLLDGFTHAFRPGEIWCVAGPNGAGKTTLLATLAGLQPPAGGRVEIDGRPLGAWLPAPLAQRRALMPQQLHDAFSATVFDTVLLNRFPYLGGWGWERDGDRAAARDALATFGLTALASRDVLSLSGGERQRVALAATLCQDAPLMLLDEPLAHLDLHHQIDCLTALAAWLDAGPRTVLFSCHDLNLARRFATHALLLDGRGQAWAGPVHDVLTPERASDAFGYPLVLIRENGRDALLPAWPERQ; this is translated from the coding sequence ATGACGGATGCCGCACGGCACGCCACCGACGGCGACATGATCTACGCGACCGTCGACCTGACGCTGAAGGCCGGCGAACGCACGCTGCTCGACGGTTTTACGCACGCGTTCCGCCCCGGCGAGATCTGGTGCGTCGCGGGGCCGAACGGTGCGGGCAAGACGACGCTGCTCGCGACGCTCGCGGGGCTGCAGCCGCCGGCCGGCGGCCGGGTCGAGATCGACGGCCGGCCGCTCGGCGCATGGTTGCCCGCGCCGCTCGCGCAGCGCCGCGCGCTGATGCCGCAGCAACTGCACGACGCGTTCAGCGCGACCGTATTCGACACGGTGCTGCTCAACCGCTTTCCGTATCTCGGTGGCTGGGGCTGGGAGCGCGACGGCGATCGCGCGGCCGCGCGCGATGCGCTCGCGACGTTCGGCCTGACCGCGCTCGCGTCGCGCGACGTGCTGTCGCTGTCGGGCGGCGAGCGGCAGCGCGTCGCGCTGGCCGCGACGCTGTGCCAGGACGCGCCGCTGATGCTGCTCGACGAGCCGCTCGCGCATCTCGACCTGCATCACCAGATCGATTGCCTGACCGCGCTGGCCGCATGGCTCGACGCCGGACCGCGCACCGTGCTGTTCTCGTGCCACGACCTGAATCTCGCGCGGCGTTTCGCGACGCACGCGCTGTTGCTCGACGGCCGCGGCCAAGCGTGGGCCGGCCCCGTGCACGACGTATTGACACCCGAGCGCGCGAGCGACGCGTTCGGTTATCCGCTGGTGCTGATCCGCGAAAACGGCCGCGACGCGCTGCTGCCCGCGTGGCCCGAGCGACAATGA
- the cobT gene encoding nicotinate-nucleotide--dimethylbenzimidazole phosphoribosyltransferase yields MTTPTHFPPAIAPLDEALRKRLQHVIDHKTKPPGSLGQLEAVALQIGLIQHTEQPVVQRPVMIVFAGDHGIAAEGVSPYPQAVTAQMVANFLAGGAAINAFAGVAQSVLEIVDAGVASPLPLSDRLVSLPVARGTRNFAAEPAMTRDEAMTALAAGAARVRLHASLGTNVIGFGEMGIANTSSAACLMSRLLSVPVDACVGRGTGLDDQGLAHKRAVLGRALVKHSHAIAPLDVLATFGGFEIAMMTGAYLAAASERMTILVDGFIATAALLVAERIAPGVRDYCVFSHTSHEAGHRRMLEHFGAKPLLALDLRLGEGTGAALALPLVRAAAAFLSEMASFESAGVDNRDA; encoded by the coding sequence ATGACGACTCCGACCCACTTCCCGCCCGCGATCGCGCCGCTCGACGAAGCGCTGCGCAAGCGCCTGCAGCACGTGATCGACCACAAGACCAAGCCGCCCGGCAGCCTCGGCCAGCTCGAGGCGGTCGCGTTGCAGATCGGCCTGATCCAGCACACCGAGCAGCCCGTCGTGCAGCGTCCCGTGATGATCGTGTTCGCCGGCGATCACGGGATCGCGGCCGAGGGCGTGAGTCCTTATCCGCAAGCCGTGACCGCGCAGATGGTCGCGAACTTCCTGGCCGGCGGCGCGGCGATCAACGCGTTCGCGGGCGTCGCGCAGAGCGTGCTCGAGATCGTCGATGCGGGCGTCGCGTCGCCGCTGCCGCTGTCCGACCGGCTGGTATCGCTGCCGGTCGCGCGCGGCACGCGCAACTTCGCGGCGGAGCCGGCGATGACGCGCGACGAAGCGATGACGGCGCTTGCGGCCGGCGCGGCGCGCGTGCGCCTGCACGCATCGCTCGGCACGAACGTGATCGGTTTCGGCGAGATGGGGATCGCGAACACGTCGTCGGCCGCGTGCCTGATGAGCCGCCTGCTCAGCGTGCCGGTCGACGCCTGCGTCGGGCGCGGCACGGGCCTCGACGACCAGGGCCTCGCGCACAAGCGCGCGGTGCTCGGCCGCGCGCTCGTCAAGCATTCGCACGCGATCGCGCCGCTCGACGTGCTCGCGACGTTCGGCGGCTTCGAGATCGCGATGATGACGGGTGCGTATCTCGCGGCCGCGAGCGAGCGGATGACGATCCTCGTCGACGGCTTCATCGCGACGGCCGCACTGCTCGTCGCCGAGCGCATCGCGCCCGGCGTGCGCGACTACTGCGTGTTCTCGCATACGTCGCACGAGGCCGGGCACCGGCGCATGCTCGAGCATTTCGGCGCGAAGCCGCTGCTCGCGCTCGACCTGCGGCTCGGCGAAGGCACGGGCGCGGCGCTCGCGCTGCCGCTCGTGCGCGCGGCGGCTGCGTTCCTCAGCGAGATGGCGAGCTTCGAGTCCGCCGGCGTCGACAATCGTGACGCCTGA